A window of Spartobacteria bacterium genomic DNA:
TCAGCAATTTCCATAATGAATGATAATCATCCATATTGACATATACCTGATTTTTGATGCTTTTAATTGATGCGAGCGTTTCTTCCTTTGAGTCAAATCCGAACATCTTCACTAAGGCCGGATTAACATTGATGAAACGATCATCCAGCGTACTTTGAAAAATGCCTTCAATCGAATTGATGTAGATGTCCTTATATTTCTTCTTAGCCGCCTGCAAATCCGTCATCTGCTGTGAAATTTTTTGCGCCATCAGCTGCGTCGCCATCAATGTGGGCTCAAATTCAGCATAGGTATTTGCAGGCGTGGTGAACTCATTTCCGTTTGCCAGCGCGGTCACGCCGTAATGTAGCGATTCCAGTGGTTTTTTCAATAATGTCCGAAGGATAAAAGACGTGATGAACACAACCACGGAAAGAGTGATCAAAAGGTTCAGCAACAGCGATTTAAACATCGAATTGATCCGCGCTATATAGGGTTCTGCCGTCAGTTCAATCGATACTGTGCCCATTAATTCATCATTAAAATAGGCGTCTCTCGAACGAGTGACGGCTATTGTCATATTGGTGTTTTTATGTGAGTAGGCGATGGTGCCCTTTTCCGCTTTCACCGAAACAGAAGCAATCAGTTCGTTAAGAACAAATGAGCTGCCGATGATGTTGACGGCTTCCTGGTTCACATTGTAAATCGGGTAGGTCACTTGGCTGACCAGTGCACCCAGATATTCGTCGGCCCGCTGATTCAATAGGCGCATATAGGCCGCCCGCTCCGTGTAATACGTCGAAAAGGCATAGAGAGCCGTCGCTGCAAGTACCGTGATGGCTACGGCCAGTGCCAGTCGCAGGGATAAAGATGGATTATTCCCGGCCATGATCAGGGGTAGTATTTCTTGTATATTTCGTTGTATTCGCCGGTTTGATGCAGTTTTTTCAAACCCTGATCAATGATGTTCTTCAGAGCGAATCCTGTCTCATCCCGGGTGAACCACATATGAAATGCAACGGGCTCCACATCTTCGATATATCCGTACCCCAAATCAGGGTCTGCTAAATAATCTTTTCCGAGATACGTATAACCGGCAATGGTCTCATAATTCTCCAGAAACAGATCAATCCGCCCGTATTTCATTTTTTCTATCAGCGCATCAAAAGTATAGGTTCCCCGATCCACTTTCCCGTTATCCTGCCCATAATGTGAATAATTAAATCCATGTATGCCTCCTATTTTATACGCATTTAAATCCTCTTTAAGGTTGATATCCAACCCTTCCGGATGATTTTTTTTCGAATAGAAAAAGCATCCTTTCGTTTCATAGTACGCATCTGACATATAATACTTATTTACCCGTTCTTCATTGCGGGATGC
This region includes:
- a CDS encoding transporter substrate-binding domain-containing protein, encoding MISRIVLYSHLLIRLLAVSAGLFMSCGVQAGEWAGGDVAIAEDVAEWPPYIYFKRIGTNVTDTVAGFSVDIIDAIFRDNDMTYHIDMMPYARALENVRIGRHTAILNASRNEERVNKYYMSDAYYETKGCFFYSKKNHPEGLDINLKEDLNAYKIGGIHGFNYSHYGQDNGKVDRGTYTFDALIEKMKYGRIDLFLENYETIAGYTYLGKDYLADPDLGYGYIEDVEPVAFHMWFTRDETGFALKNIIDQGLKKLHQTGEYNEIYKKYYP